GGCGATCGTGGCCGGGCCACCTGATCCAGGCGGAGGAGCGCGCGAAAATCCATGCGCCGACATGGATGTACCAGCTCGACTTCCCCGCGCCGGAGGCGGGCGGGGTGCTGGGCGCCTTCCATTCGCTCGATATCGGGCTGGTGTTCGACAACACCGCGGTGGCGAACGCGCGGACCGGCAACGGGCCGGATGCGCAGCGGCTCGCCGGACGGATGGCGGATGCGTTCATCCGGCTGGCGCGCACCGGCGATCCCAACGGCGCGGGCCTGCCGTCATGGCCGCAATACGACCTTGCGCGGCGGGCGACGATGATCTTCGACCGGCAGGTACGGGTGGAGGACGATCCGCGCCGCGAGGAACGGCTGCTGTTCGCGGTCGCGCCCTATATCAAGCCGGGCGGGTGACACGTCCGTCATTGCGAGCGTAGCGACACAATGACGCGGGAAGGCCGCCTACCGATCCCACGGAAAGGCCAGCGTCGGCCGGTTGGCGTAGCGCGTCATCGCCAGCGTCAGCCGCGCGCCGCAGCCCGGCTCCAGCCGCACCGTAAAATTCCGGCCGCCCACGTCCCGCGCCATGCCGTCGACCGTCACCGCATCGATGCGATGTTCGGCATAGCTCCCGCCCTGCACCACGACCGTCCGCGCGACGCGGCCGGTGTTGACCAGCGTCACCTCGGTCGACCGGTCGCCGAGCGCGTGGACCAGCGCGGCGACGTCCTCCGGCACCCCCGCGCGTCGCCGCTCCGCGTCGAAATAGCGCAGCCGGCAATGCAGCGGCACGCCCCCCTGCGGCGGGCTGGTCGGTGACCACGAAGGCCGTGCGATATGCAGGCCGCCGGTCATCGTCTGGATCAGCGCATTGGCGCTCGCCGGGTTGATGTCGATCGGCCAGTCGGCCAGCCGCTCCATCCGCGTCGTGCGATCCGCCTGCCGTGTCGCGACCCGCTCGGCGACCCGCGCCAGATCGGCGGCGAGCGCCTGTTCGGGATAGCCGGCGTTGCGGCCATGCAGGAATTCGATCCACGGATGCGATCCCGCTGCCGCCAGATCGGCCGGGTCCTGCGTCGCATACCAGATCTCGAACCCGCCGGTGCGATAGGGCCCCGGCTTCCACCCGTACCAGCCGTCCGCGCCATACATCGTGGGGGCGGACATCTCGCCCTTCACCCGTGTCGATGCGGCGTTGATCCGCGCCGACTGCCGCCGCCACAGGTGGAGATATTCGCGGTCGCCGGTCAGCAGCAGCCCATTGAAGAAGGCGGTGATCGATCGCGGCACGCGGTTGCGATTCTCGCGCACGCCGGTCTGCGGGACTTTGGGCGAGAAGCCCCAGCCATACACGCCGCCCCACCAATCCGGCGCGATCCTGCCATCCAGCCCGACCTTGCTCGGCACGATGTCACCGTTGGCCCGCGCACGATCCATCCATGCATCAAGATAGTCGAGCGCCCAGCCGCGAAACCGCTCGCCGGCGCCCAGCGCATAGGCGTTGAGGCCCAGCGTCGTCGCCTGCAGGTTGAGCGGATTGTCGCCGACGACGTCGCCATATTCATCGTAATGGCTCAGCGTCTGGGCGTAATTGCCCTCGCCATGCTCCATGTGAAAGGCGCTGGTGTCGAACGGGTCGCCCGCCCAGTCCAGCGGTGTCGCCCGCCGCAGCATCGGGCCGCGGCTACCGTTCAGCACGCTGCGGATCACCCGCGCGCGCGGATCGTAATTGGCCACCGCGGGATCGCGACCGGTGTAGAAATCGGCGTAGCGGCGCGTGCGTTCGATCAGCCTGGCGTCGCGCGGCGCACTGAGGCCCATCACGTTGAAGCTCGTCAGCCCTTCGCTGTTGTGCTGCCAGTCCATCTGCACCGGGAATTCGCGGTGATACATCCCCGCGCGCGCGATCGGGACCTCGACGGTCCGCGCCGCGGTATATTGGCGCAGATGGCCTTCCCAAAACCGCTGCGCCAGCGTCAGCAGCCGGTCGGGCGCGCCCAAGGCATGCAACGTCACCCAGTCGTTGGTCGCCTCTGCCGCATCGTCCGGGCCGTCGTTCGCGCCCCAGCGTTCGAACACCTGCAGGGCATCGCCCGGCCCGACGTATTTGGCGAAGAACGCCTCGCACGCCGCGGCATTGGCGGCGAGCAACCGGCGTTGCAGGAGCGCCCAGCGTGGCACCGCCATCGGCATGGCGATCCGCAGCGGCTGTGGTCGCGCACGCGCGGCGGCGGGCAGCAGCGTCAGCGCCGCACCGGCGGTGAGGAGCGAGCGGCGATCGATCGTCATGCCGGCAACTCCAGCCGGCGGATCGGGCCGACGATGACGAGGAAGGCGAAGATCGTCAGCAGGCAATGCGCCCCCACGAACACCAACGCCCAGTCGAACGATCCGGTGGCCGCGACGATGAAGCCGACGACGATCGGCGTGACGATACCGGCGATGTTGCCGAACATGTTGAACACGCCGCCCGACAGGCCGGCGAGCTGTTTCGGCGCGACGTCGGCCATCACCGCCCAGCCGAGCGAGGCTACGCCCTTGCCGAAGAAGGCGACCGCCATCAGCACGATCACCAGCCATTCCGCGTCGACCCACACGCAGGCGATGATCGCGGTGGCCAGCAGCATGCCGGCGACCAGCGGGCCCTTGCGGGCGAGGTCGAGGTTGCCGGTCCGCTTCAGGATCGCATCGGACGCGAAGCCGCCGACCAGCCCGCCGACGAAGCCGCACATCGCGGGCGCGGCGGCGGCGAAGCCCGCCTCCATGATATTCAGCCCGCGCTCCTTGACGAGGTAGATTGGAAACCAGGTGACGAAGAAATAGGTCAGCACGTTGATGCAATATTGGCCGAGGTAGATGCCCAGCATCATCCGGTTGGCGAGCAGGCGCCGAAGGTTGGGCCAGGTGAAGGTGCGGGTAGTCGCCTTCGCCTCTTCCATCCGGATCAGGCCGCCGCCGGCCTCGATATGGTCGAGTTCCGCCTGGTTGATCGACGGGTGGCGGACGGGTGAGTGGATGTAGCGGAGGAAGGCGAGCGCGGCGAGGATCCCGAGCAGCCCCATCGCCCAGAACACCGATCGCCAGCCGAAGCTGTGCGCCAGCCAGCCCATCAGCGGTGCGAAGGCGACGAGCGAGAAATATTGCGCGCTGTTGAAGATCGCCGATGCGGTGCCGCGTTCCGGCCCGGGAAACCAGGCCGCGACCAGTCGCGCGTTGCCGGGGAAGGACGGCGCCTCGGCAAGGCCGACGAGGAAGCGGAGCACGAACAGGGTGGCGACGGCGGACACGACCGGAAACCAGCCGACGAACCCCTGCATCGCGGTCATCACCGACCAGAGCGCGATCGCGCCCGCATAGATGCGCTTGGTGCCGAACCGGTCAAGCAATGCACCGCCCGGAATCTGCGCCAGCACATAGGCCCAGGCGAAGGCGGACAGGATGAAGCCGGTCTGCACCGGCGACAGTCCGAGTTCGCCCGACGCCTGCGTCCCCGCGATCGAGAACGTCGCGCGGTCGGCATAGTTGATCGAGGTAATGAGGAAGATCAGCGCGATGATGCGATGACGGACGCGCGTCGGGCGCTGTGCGGCGGTCGTCATCGGGCGCTCTCCTTGGCTGGCCATGCCCGTCGGACGCGGGCTCGGCTGGCTTGCGACGCTAGCGGGCGGGGGCGGGGCGGTCCAAGTCGAAAAGCGGGACGATCCAGTCCCTTCGTGGCTGGATCGGGCCGTGCCTTGCTTCCTCCGTCACCCCGGACCCGTTCCGGGGTCCACCATGCCGCAAGGGCAGGACGGGAGCTTCCAGGTACGCGCCTCGCCGCGGAATGGACCCCGGAACGGGTCCGGGGTGACGGAACGTCTTTGCGCAGCGTCCGACCGCACCGGCATGCAGGCCAGGCCAGCCCATGCACGACGCGCAACGATCCATGCCGTTTTCAGGTTGGCTTTGCCCGTCCCCGCGGCGCTACCCCGGCATGACAGAACCGACCCCGGTCACGGCAAGGTCGGACACTATGACGAGGGGATCGATGATGGGCATGTCCGGCATCCGTGGACTGAAGATCGCGCTGGGGCTCACCACGGCGGCGATCGGCCTTGCCGCGGCGCCCGCCTTTGCGCAGGCGTCACCCGAAACCAACGCCGAAAAGGCCGCCCGCGCTCCGGGCAACCAGCAGGACACCGACGCACCGCCGGCATCGCCCGCCGTCGCCCCCGAACCGCAGGTCGCCGACGCGCCGCCGCTCGACACCAATCAGGACGGCAGCGCGCAGGACATCGTCGTCACCGGCTTCCGCGAGAGCCTGTCGAGCGCGATCAACATCAAGCGCAACCAGACCGCGACGGTCGACGTCATCAAGGCGGAGGATATCGCCGAATTCCCCGACCTCAATTTGGCGGAATCGCTGCAGCGCATCCCCGGCGTCGCGATCAGCCGGGTGAACGGCGAAGGTCGCAACATCTCGGTCCGCGGTCTCGGGCCGGAATATACCCGCGTCCGCATCAACGGCATGGAGGCGATCGGCACCACCGGCGGCACCGACAATTCGGGCGGCGTCAACCGCGGTCGCGGCTTCGATTTCAACATCTTCTCGTCGGACCTGTTCAACAGCCTCGCCGTCCGCAAGACCGCGACCGCGGACGTCGAGGAAGGATCGCTGGGCGCGACCGTCGACCTCCAGACCTCGCGGCCGTTCGATTACAAGAAGCCGACCGCGGTGATCTCGGCGCAGGCGAGCTACAACGACCTGCGGCGCAAGGCGACGCCGCGCTTCTCGGGCCTCGTCACCACCTCGACCGACGATGGCCGGTTCGGCGTGCTGCTGTCGGTCGCCTATGAAGAGCGCAAGCTGCGCGAAGAGGGCGCCAACATCACGCGCTGGACCTATGGCGGCTTCAACGGCGGCTTCAACGCCGCCTCGACGCTGGCGGGCTATACGCTGGGCCAGATCAATTACGGATCGTCGGCCACCCAGACCGATTATGCCGGGCAGGCGCTGTTCCACCCGCGCATTCCGGGTCTCGTCACCTATGAAATCGACCAGAAGCGGCTCGGCGCGGCGGGATCGGTGCAGTTCCAGCCGACCGATGCGACGCTGATCTCGCTCGACGGCCTCTATTCGCGTCTCGACGGCAGCCGTGCGGAATCGCAGATCCAGGCGATCAGCTTCAGCCGGTCGGGCACCGGCAAACCGCAGACGATCATCCGTTCGGGCGTGGTGGACGCAAACCGCAACATCATCAGCGGCACGTTCGACAATGTCGATGTCCGTTCGCAAAGCCGCTACGACATCCTGCGCACCGATTTCTACCAGGGTACCGCCAACCTCGAACAGAAGTTCGGCGATGCGGTGAAATTCGTCGGAACGATGGGCTACGCCAAGTCGGAATTTACCAACCCGACGCAGACGACTGTCACCATCGACGCGGTCAACTCGAACAATTTCTATTACGACTTCTCGACGCGGTTCCCGACGATCCGGCCCGGCTTTGATGTCACCAATCCGGCAAGCTACACCTTCACCAACGGCAACAGCGAGGTCCGGGTCCGCCCGCAGACCGTCGACAACAGCTTCAAGACCGCCAAGGGCTATCTGGAATGGACGGCCAGCGGCCTCATCAAGCTGAAGGCCGGGCTCGACTGGCGCGAATTCCGATATTCCTCCACCGAGGGACGCCGGAACGCCGGTGAAACCGTGGTGCAGACGCTGACGCCGGCCCAGCTGGCGGCGGCGACCACGCTCCATACGGATTTCGGGCGCGGCATCGATCTGCCCAACGGCACGCCGACATCCTGGCTGGTGCCGGACATCGACAAATTCGCCGCGCTCTACAACATCTATACCGATCCGCTCTATGCGGTCGGCCGGCTCGACAATGCGACCGCGCGCGGCTCGTACATCACCGTGCGCGAGCGCGACACCGGCGCCTGGGGCATGACCGAATTCAATCTGGCCGATGCCGGCATCCGGCTGCGCGGCGATGCCGGCCTGCGCTACGTCCACACCAATCAGGTGTCGACCGGCTACACCGGGGTCGGGACGTCGGTGAGCCTGCTGACGGCGGAGCGGAGCTACAACCGGTGGCTGCCGTCCGCCAACCTGGTCTATGACGTCACCGACACGCTCCTGGTGCGCGTGGGCGCCGCCAAGACGCTGTCGCGCGCCGGCATCGCGGCGCTGACGCCGGGCGGCAACCTCAACATCTCGGGCGGTAACCGCGGCTTCAGTTCGGGCAATCCGGATCTCAAGCCGACCGAATCGACCAATATCGACGCCAGCCTCGAATGGTATCCGACCAAGGGCGCGGTCTATGCGATCTCGGGCTTCCAGAAGGATATCGGCACCTTCGTCCAGACGTTGAGCGTCAACGTGCCGTTCGCCGACCTGGGCCTGCCCGTCTCGTTGCTGGCCGGCAGCGCGGCGTCGCCGAACGATATCTTCACGGTGACGCAGCCGGTCAATTCGAGCGGCGGCAAGCTGCGCGGGTTCGAGGTCAACGTGCAGCAACCTCTGACATTCCTGCCCGGTTTCCTGCGCGACTTCGGCGTGCTGGCGAACTACACCTACGTGAAATCCGACATCAAATACCTGCTGTCGGCGACCAGCACGGCGACGGTGACGCAGCCGCTGGTCGGCCTGTCGCGGCATGCTGCCAATGCGACGCTCTATTACGAAACCAAGCGCTTCTCGATCCGCGGCTCGATCGCCTATCGCGACAAATATCTGACGGCGGTGCCGGGGACAGAGGGCAATAGCTACAACGGCACCAATTCGACCACCAATGTCGATGCGCAGATCAGCTACAACATCACCGACGCGCTGAAGCTCAGCCTCGAGATGATCAACCTCACGGATCAGTTCAACGACCAATATGTCGATGCGACCAACCGGCTGAACGTGCTGACCCACAGCGGGCGACAGTTCATCCTCGGCGCGCGCTTCGCCTTCTGACCCGTCGCCGGTCGCGCGCATGTCGGCGACCGGCGCCGCGATCGGCTCCAGCCGCTCCAATCGGCTGCGCAGCTCCGCGATGTCGATGTGCGTCGTGAGGGACCGGTCCGGCGATGCTCGACGTCAGATCGGGTATGGGACGGGCGGTCCGCGCCGCCCGTTATTCCCGTTGGCCATTTTGCGGACCATCCGTATGACGGTGTTGACGGGAAGAGGTTTCGTCCGCGCCGGCGCGTTCCAGCCGATCCCCACGCATGCGGAGCAATCGCCATACCACGCAAACCCAATTACGAATTCGAGCGCCGTGAGCGCGAGAAGTCCAAGGCGGCGGACGCCGTGAAAAAAGCCCAGGCGAAGTCCGACAAACGCGCTGCGGAACAAACGGCGGCAGGTGTCGGAGATGCCGGGCACGCAGCAGTAGAATAGGGGACACCGCAGGGATCGCGCGATGCCGATCGATCCGGGGCGGGGCGATGCGGCAAGGTGGCCGGATGACCGTATGTAGCCATCCGGCAGTCGTTCACTTCTTGCGTGCGCGCTTTGGCGTGGCGGCCGCTTCGGCGTCTTCTTCCTCGTCGGGCTGATCTTCGCCGGCTTCGGTGAGCGCCTCGCCCAATGCCTTCAGCTTGTCCTGCGACTTGTCAGCCTTGTCGGCGATCCTGGTCGTCGCCGTGCCCAGACGGTGGAGCAGGGCGTGGACGCGGTCGGAATCCGGTGTCTCCTTTTCCAGCTGCTTCCTCAGCGACGCGAGGTCGCGCAGGATACCCTTGGCACCGGCGACGTCGACATCGGCCAATGCGGCCTCCCAATCCTCCACCATGTCGGCGCCCTTGGTCGCCTTGGTCTCGTCGAGCCCGCGATTGATCGCATTCATCGTTCCGGCAAATTTGACGGCCATCTGCGTACATCCTCTCACTAGGGAGCAATCCCGCGCTGCGAACGAGGCATGGCGCGTTTGGCTCCGGCACCGCCAAGGCGATCGTATTGATGTACCGCAAGATCGCGGAGCGAACGCATCGCTGCTTCCGGCTGGGAGCGGCGTTGCGTCAGCGTTGCTTTTTGGCGATCGCCACGGTGAAGTCGGGGTCCTTATTCGCGACCCAATCGACGAACTTGCGAACATTGGGATGGGCAAGCAGCGCCTCGACATCCATCCCGTGCCGCTGCAATTCGGAATTGGTGAAGTTGGCGGTCAGCGTCTGCTGGCAGACCCCGTGCATGGGCACGACATCGCGGCCACCACGGCTCTTGGGAACCGGATGGTGCCAGACGATCGTCTTGCCGGTCGGTCGACCGCACAGCCAGCAGGCGGGGATCGCGGCGGGGGCATCGTCCTCGTGCAGCGGCTCTGCATGGGGGCCATGTTTCGAATGCTTGCGGGCCATGCGTTCTACCTGATCTGCCTGACTTGCGTGGCGTTGGGGGGACCGTTGCGGGTCAGCCCTGATAGCGCAGTGTGTTCGCGAACCCATCATTGGCCTTGGTCATCTTTGCAAGCTTTCTCAAATGCGCACGCACGTTCCGGTCGAACCGGCGATCGTCGTGGACGCCGGCGACCGGATAGTCCTCTGCCGCGAGCAGCGCCTTGATCCGGCCGGCGAACGCGGCCTGCGTGTCGTTATGGTCGCCGGTCTGCAGCGACCGGCAAACCCATTCCTCGGCAGCGGCATTGTCGTAATCGTCC
The sequence above is a segment of the Sphingomonas insulae genome. Coding sequences within it:
- a CDS encoding MFS transporter, producing the protein MTTAAQRPTRVRHRIIALIFLITSINYADRATFSIAGTQASGELGLSPVQTGFILSAFAWAYVLAQIPGGALLDRFGTKRIYAGAIALWSVMTAMQGFVGWFPVVSAVATLFVLRFLVGLAEAPSFPGNARLVAAWFPGPERGTASAIFNSAQYFSLVAFAPLMGWLAHSFGWRSVFWAMGLLGILAALAFLRYIHSPVRHPSINQAELDHIEAGGGLIRMEEAKATTRTFTWPNLRRLLANRMMLGIYLGQYCINVLTYFFVTWFPIYLVKERGLNIMEAGFAAAAPAMCGFVGGLVGGFASDAILKRTGNLDLARKGPLVAGMLLATAIIACVWVDAEWLVIVLMAVAFFGKGVASLGWAVMADVAPKQLAGLSGGVFNMFGNIAGIVTPIVVGFIVAATGSFDWALVFVGAHCLLTIFAFLVIVGPIRRLELPA
- a CDS encoding TonB-dependent receptor, whose amino-acid sequence is MSGIRGLKIALGLTTAAIGLAAAPAFAQASPETNAEKAARAPGNQQDTDAPPASPAVAPEPQVADAPPLDTNQDGSAQDIVVTGFRESLSSAINIKRNQTATVDVIKAEDIAEFPDLNLAESLQRIPGVAISRVNGEGRNISVRGLGPEYTRVRINGMEAIGTTGGTDNSGGVNRGRGFDFNIFSSDLFNSLAVRKTATADVEEGSLGATVDLQTSRPFDYKKPTAVISAQASYNDLRRKATPRFSGLVTTSTDDGRFGVLLSVAYEERKLREEGANITRWTYGGFNGGFNAASTLAGYTLGQINYGSSATQTDYAGQALFHPRIPGLVTYEIDQKRLGAAGSVQFQPTDATLISLDGLYSRLDGSRAESQIQAISFSRSGTGKPQTIIRSGVVDANRNIISGTFDNVDVRSQSRYDILRTDFYQGTANLEQKFGDAVKFVGTMGYAKSEFTNPTQTTVTIDAVNSNNFYYDFSTRFPTIRPGFDVTNPASYTFTNGNSEVRVRPQTVDNSFKTAKGYLEWTASGLIKLKAGLDWREFRYSSTEGRRNAGETVVQTLTPAQLAAATTLHTDFGRGIDLPNGTPTSWLVPDIDKFAALYNIYTDPLYAVGRLDNATARGSYITVRERDTGAWGMTEFNLADAGIRLRGDAGLRYVHTNQVSTGYTGVGTSVSLLTAERSYNRWLPSANLVYDVTDTLLVRVGAAKTLSRAGIAALTPGGNLNISGGNRGFSSGNPDLKPTESTNIDASLEWYPTKGAVYAISGFQKDIGTFVQTLSVNVPFADLGLPVSLLAGSAASPNDIFTVTQPVNSSGGKLRGFEVNVQQPLTFLPGFLRDFGVLANYTYVKSDIKYLLSATSTATVTQPLVGLSRHAANATLYYETKRFSIRGSIAYRDKYLTAVPGTEGNSYNGTNSTTNVDAQISYNITDALKLSLEMINLTDQFNDQYVDATNRLNVLTHSGRQFILGARFAF